The following coding sequences are from one Chloroflexota bacterium window:
- a CDS encoding nuclear transport factor 2 family protein gives MSPVRMARIESAVRAVLEFSEAFNRHDVAGMMRLVSDDCVFESAEPAPDGAVYSGKEAITQFWQDFFRRSPHARIEIEKVSGFGIWCIARWRYDWVDAAGEKRHMRGLDVFRVQNGLIYEQLSYVKGSRGE, from the coding sequence ATGAGTCCAGTGCGCATGGCGAGGATAGAATCGGCAGTGCGCGCCGTGCTCGAGTTCAGTGAGGCGTTCAATCGCCATGATGTCGCGGGCATGATGCGGCTCGTGAGCGACGATTGCGTTTTCGAGAGCGCAGAGCCAGCCCCCGACGGCGCGGTGTACTCGGGCAAGGAAGCCATCACACAGTTCTGGCAGGACTTTTTCCGCAGGTCGCCCCATGCCCGCATCGAAATCGAGAAAGTCTCTGGCTTTGGCATTTGGTGCATCGCGCGCTGGCGCTACGACTGGGTGGATGCGGCAGGGGAAAAGAGGCACATGCGAGGGCTCGATGTCTTCCGCGTGCAGAATGGCTTGATCTACGAGCAGTTGTCCTACGTCAAGGGCTCCCGCGGAGAGTGA